Proteins encoded within one genomic window of Desulfosalsimonas propionicica:
- a CDS encoding efflux RND transporter permease subunit, with protein MIGKIIEWSINNKFMVVLATLFVIAGGILAVRSIPLDAIPDLSDVQVIVMTEYPGQGPEVVEDQVTYPLTSTMLSVPYAKNVRGYSFFGLSFVYVIFEDGTDLYWARSRVLEYLNGAASDLPEGVTPELGPDASGVGWVYEYVLKDHTGKHNLAELRSIQDWFLRYELMSVQGVAEVAGIGGYVNQYQVEVDPNKLLAYDLPLSRVRRAIQRSNSDVGGRLMEMAETEFMVRGKGYIQSIADMEEIAIGVDDRGTPILLKNIADIHRGPELRRGVLEWNGEGETAGGIVVMRYGENALDTINRVKTRLTELEKSLPKGVTIEMGYDRSGLIQRAVHALQKKLVEEITVVAIICVLFLLHFRSAFVALFTLPVGVLMSFLVMYPLGINANIMSLGGIAIAIGVMVDASVVMVENAHKHLERDRDKKPFHQIILEASKEVGPALFYSLLIITVSFIPVFALQEQSGRMFKPLAYTKTFAMAASSLLAITIIPVLMTFFITEQPIDPQTSKKRRRQIWIAATASPPVIVVAAGLAGANLPGWSLIAAIAVSVFAVICLVPQKILPEHRNPLSRVFIRVYRPVIAMVINWRKTTILIAVLITAVTYYPAKQLGSEFMPPLNEGDLLYMPTTLPGISVTKARELLQQTDKIIKRFPEVQSVHGKIGRADTATDPAPLSMIETTIMLRPKVEYETLEVQRLFSSWPDWAKGPLSLIWPEKKKGEIVHQWRKKKIERFFSSWPGWLKAPLAWIWPEQRHMTIEELKADLNNAIRFPGLTDAWTMPIKTRIDMLSTGIKTPVGIKLMGPDLEVLSELGSRIEKVVRDIPGTLSAYSERTTGGNYLDFDIRRHEIARYGLTVDDVQEVIMTAVGGMNITYTVEGLERYPVNLRYKRELRDDMQQLRRVLVATPTGAQVPLAQLADLEIRKGPPMIKSENARRTAWIYVDIAGVDLGSYVERARQIVDENIDMPAGYSKVWSGQFEYMQKARQTLNLIVPITILLIFILLYIHFKNITEAMVVMASLPFALVGGVWLLYLLDYNVSVAVVVGFIALAGLAAETGVVMLVYLDEAHKRWAHRGEMQTTEHLKGAIIEGAVERVRPKLMTVATTLIGLMPIMIGTETGVRVMKRIAAPMVGGLISSTILTLIIIPAVYDIWKRHELKEKQ; from the coding sequence GTGATCGGAAAAATCATTGAATGGTCCATCAACAACAAGTTCATGGTGGTGCTGGCAACCCTTTTCGTGATTGCCGGCGGCATTCTGGCCGTGCGGTCCATCCCCCTGGATGCCATACCGGATCTGTCTGACGTGCAGGTCATCGTGATGACAGAATATCCGGGCCAGGGCCCGGAGGTGGTCGAAGACCAGGTCACCTACCCGCTGACCTCCACCATGCTCAGCGTGCCCTACGCCAAAAATGTCCGGGGATATTCATTTTTCGGCCTGTCTTTTGTCTATGTGATTTTCGAGGACGGCACTGACCTTTACTGGGCCCGGTCCCGGGTGCTTGAATATTTAAACGGCGCGGCATCCGACCTGCCCGAAGGCGTAACCCCGGAGCTGGGCCCGGACGCCTCGGGCGTGGGCTGGGTATATGAATATGTGCTCAAGGACCATACCGGAAAACACAACCTGGCCGAGCTCAGAAGCATCCAGGACTGGTTTTTGCGATACGAGCTCATGTCCGTGCAGGGAGTGGCAGAAGTGGCCGGCATCGGCGGATATGTCAACCAGTATCAGGTGGAGGTGGATCCCAACAAGCTGCTGGCCTACGACCTTCCCCTTTCCAGGGTCAGACGCGCCATCCAGCGCTCCAACAGCGATGTGGGCGGCAGGCTTATGGAAATGGCCGAGACCGAATTCATGGTGCGGGGCAAGGGCTATATCCAATCCATTGCGGACATGGAAGAAATCGCTATTGGCGTCGATGACCGGGGCACCCCGATTCTTTTGAAAAACATCGCTGATATCCATCGGGGCCCTGAACTGCGGCGGGGGGTGCTGGAATGGAACGGCGAGGGCGAGACCGCCGGGGGCATCGTGGTGATGCGCTACGGGGAAAACGCCTTAGATACCATCAACAGGGTAAAAACCAGGCTTACGGAACTGGAAAAATCCCTTCCCAAGGGCGTGACCATTGAAATGGGATACGACCGCTCCGGGTTGATCCAGCGGGCCGTGCATGCACTCCAGAAAAAGCTCGTGGAAGAAATCACGGTGGTGGCCATTATCTGTGTGCTGTTTCTCCTGCACTTCAGATCCGCGTTTGTGGCCCTGTTCACCCTGCCCGTGGGGGTGCTGATGTCGTTTCTGGTGATGTATCCCCTGGGCATAAACGCCAATATCATGAGCCTGGGCGGCATTGCCATTGCCATCGGCGTGATGGTGGACGCTTCGGTGGTCATGGTGGAAAACGCCCACAAGCACCTGGAGCGGGACCGGGACAAAAAGCCCTTTCACCAGATCATCCTGGAGGCCTCCAAAGAGGTGGGCCCGGCCCTGTTTTACAGCCTGCTGATTATCACGGTATCCTTTATCCCGGTATTTGCCTTACAGGAGCAGTCGGGCCGGATGTTCAAACCTTTGGCCTACACCAAAACCTTTGCCATGGCCGCATCCTCGCTTTTGGCCATCACCATCATCCCGGTGCTCATGACCTTTTTTATCACCGAACAGCCCATTGACCCGCAGACTTCCAAAAAACGCCGGCGCCAAATCTGGATTGCCGCCACAGCAAGCCCGCCGGTGATCGTTGTTGCCGCCGGCCTAGCAGGGGCAAACCTTCCCGGCTGGAGCCTGATTGCAGCCATCGCGGTTTCCGTTTTTGCCGTGATCTGCCTTGTACCCCAGAAAATTCTGCCGGAACACAGAAATCCCCTGAGCCGTGTTTTTATCCGCGTCTACCGGCCGGTGATCGCCATGGTCATCAACTGGCGTAAGACAACGATTCTGATTGCCGTGCTGATCACTGCGGTAACCTATTATCCGGCCAAACAACTGGGCAGTGAATTCATGCCCCCCTTAAACGAAGGCGATCTGCTCTACATGCCAACCACCCTGCCGGGCATCTCCGTTACCAAGGCCCGGGAACTGCTCCAGCAGACCGACAAGATCATCAAACGCTTCCCGGAAGTCCAAAGCGTGCACGGCAAAATCGGCCGGGCCGATACGGCCACGGATCCGGCACCGCTGAGCATGATTGAAACCACCATCATGCTGCGGCCCAAAGTGGAATATGAAACCCTGGAAGTCCAGCGCCTTTTCTCATCCTGGCCAGACTGGGCAAAGGGGCCCCTGAGCCTGATCTGGCCGGAGAAAAAAAAGGGCGAAATCGTACATCAATGGCGCAAAAAGAAAATTGAGCGATTTTTCTCTTCCTGGCCGGGTTGGCTCAAAGCCCCGCTTGCCTGGATCTGGCCGGAACAGCGGCACATGACCATCGAAGAGCTAAAAGCGGACTTAAACAACGCCATTCGGTTTCCGGGGCTCACCGATGCCTGGACCATGCCCATTAAAACCCGCATTGACATGCTGTCCACCGGAATCAAGACACCTGTGGGCATCAAGCTCATGGGCCCGGACCTGGAGGTGTTGTCCGAGCTGGGCTCCCGTATTGAAAAGGTGGTGCGCGATATTCCCGGTACCCTGTCGGCCTATTCCGAGCGCACAACCGGCGGCAATTATCTGGATTTTGACATCAGGCGCCATGAAATCGCCCGCTACGGCCTGACTGTCGATGATGTCCAGGAAGTGATCATGACCGCAGTGGGGGGCATGAACATAACCTACACCGTGGAGGGTCTGGAGCGCTATCCCGTGAATCTGCGGTACAAACGGGAGTTAAGAGACGATATGCAGCAGCTCAGGCGGGTGCTGGTGGCCACGCCAACCGGGGCCCAGGTGCCCCTTGCCCAGCTCGCCGATCTTGAGATCCGCAAGGGGCCGCCCATGATCAAAAGTGAAAACGCCAGAAGAACCGCATGGATATACGTGGACATAGCGGGTGTAGATCTGGGCTCCTATGTGGAGCGGGCGCGCCAAATCGTGGACGAAAACATTGACATGCCGGCAGGCTATTCCAAGGTCTGGTCCGGGCAGTTTGAATACATGCAAAAGGCCAGACAAACCCTGAACCTGATTGTTCCCATAACAATTCTGCTGATTTTCATACTTCTCTACATTCATTTCAAAAACATCACAGAGGCCATGGTGGTCATGGCATCGCTGCCGTTTGCCCTGGTCGGCGGGGTGTGGCTGCTTTATCTGCTTGACTATAACGTTTCAGTGGCCGTGGTGGTGGGCTTTATCGCCCTTGCCGGTCTGGCTGCGGAAACCGGTGTGGTGATGCTGGTCTATCTTGACGAGGCCCACAAAAGATGGGCGCACCGGGGAGAAATGCAAACCACAGAGCATCTCAAGGGTGCGATCATCGAAGGGGCGGTGGAACGCGTGCGGCCCAAGCTCATGACCGTGGCCACCACCTTAATCGGCCTGATGCCCATTATGATCGGCACCGAAACCGGGGTCCGGGTCATGAAGAGAATCGCCGCGCCCATGGTGGGCGGGCTGATCTCCTCGACCATTTTAACCCTGATTATCATCCCGGCGGTCTATGATATCTGGAAACGCCATGAGCTCAAGGAAAAACAATAA
- a CDS encoding Crp/Fnr family transcriptional regulator yields MSRSKEVLSQSILFSGLPEQDIAALTAIAVEKPVAPGELIFSEGDPGDGFYVTLEGMIKVYKLSTEGKEQILHMFGPGEPFGEVPVFSGKAFPASAEGVKKSRVLFFPRKAFRDLITTNPSVAMNMLAVLSRRLRNFTIQVENLSLKEVPARLAGYFLLQAEEQKNPDTITLNISKGQLASFLGTIPETLSRMLRKMSEQGLVEVQGRTIRLTDRPGLEDLAEFGKMET; encoded by the coding sequence ATGAGCCGGTCCAAAGAAGTGTTATCCCAATCCATACTCTTTTCCGGGCTTCCGGAGCAAGACATTGCGGCACTGACGGCCATTGCCGTGGAAAAACCCGTGGCCCCGGGCGAGTTGATTTTTTCCGAGGGAGATCCGGGCGATGGATTCTATGTAACCCTTGAAGGCATGATCAAGGTCTACAAGCTGTCCACAGAGGGCAAAGAGCAGATCCTGCACATGTTCGGCCCGGGCGAACCCTTTGGCGAAGTGCCGGTGTTTTCCGGAAAAGCCTTTCCTGCCAGCGCAGAAGGGGTGAAAAAAAGCCGGGTGCTGTTTTTTCCGAGAAAAGCCTTTCGCGACCTGATTACCACCAATCCCTCTGTTGCCATGAACATGCTGGCCGTGCTCTCCCGCAGGCTCAGAAATTTTACAATCCAGGTGGAAAACTTGTCCTTAAAGGAAGTGCCGGCCAGACTGGCCGGATATTTCCTGCTCCAGGCAGAAGAGCAAAAAAATCCGGATACCATCACCCTCAATATTTCCAAGGGGCAGCTGGCCAGCTTTCTGGGCACCATCCCCGAGACCCTTTCCCGGATGCTGCGCAAAATGAGCGAGCAGGGCCTTGTTGAGGTCCAGGGCCGGACCATCCGCCTAACAGACAGACCGGGCCTGGAAGATCTGGCTGAATTTGGAAAAATGGAAACCTGA
- a CDS encoding class I SAM-dependent methyltransferase: MTQLLLRPNIELEPKALAIGGRRLEILCVKNLEPLISELEAEGRQEIAHFPFWVKIWEASIVLTDWLVHTGLDNNQEILEIGAGMGITGLFLGAFGHRVTLTDNHADALALMEKNAAHNKIETVRVSDLDWHKPNTDETWDIICGSELIYRKSDVDPVIEILKKKLKSGGKAYLAHDIARMSMMEFLMEAEKEFDLSHKGMAFTGMGEKKQIVIHTLKHKA; this comes from the coding sequence ATGACGCAACTGCTGCTTCGCCCCAATATTGAACTGGAGCCAAAGGCCCTTGCCATCGGAGGCCGGCGCCTGGAGATCCTGTGCGTTAAAAATCTTGAACCCCTGATTTCCGAACTCGAAGCAGAGGGCCGGCAGGAAATCGCGCATTTTCCCTTCTGGGTGAAAATCTGGGAGGCCAGCATCGTGCTCACGGACTGGCTGGTGCACACGGGGCTGGATAACAACCAGGAAATCCTGGAAATCGGTGCGGGTATGGGCATTACCGGACTGTTTCTCGGCGCCTTCGGCCACCGGGTCACACTTACGGACAACCATGCCGATGCCCTGGCGCTGATGGAGAAAAACGCGGCCCACAACAAAATTGAAACCGTGCGGGTCTCGGACCTGGACTGGCACAAGCCGAATACGGATGAGACCTGGGATATCATCTGCGGCTCGGAACTGATCTACCGCAAATCCGATGTGGATCCGGTCATCGAAATTCTCAAAAAAAAGCTCAAATCGGGCGGCAAGGCTTACCTTGCCCATGATATCGCCCGGATGTCCATGATGGAATTTCTGATGGAAGCGGAAAAGGAATTTGATCTTTCCCACAAGGGCATGGCCTTTACCGGCATGGGAGAAAAAAAACAGATCGTCATCCATACCCTGAAACATAAAGCATAG
- a CDS encoding 4Fe-4S dicluster domain-containing protein, whose amino-acid sequence MEWSSEAGAVMRKVPFFVKKRVRKKVEAYVAQQGRGTVTVDDVYAVKKGYMENMEKEVAGFRVENCFGPGGCPNRAGPDEDLAGRIESLLAGSDLRGFLKKTVNGPLKFHHEFTVTLADCPNACSRPQIRDIGIIGAAVPGLTDNPCSMCGQCVEICREDAVTLDENRQMPQIDVSRCLDCGQCAGVCPTQTIQTIQRCYKVLLGGKLGRHPRLARPLPGCYDADQVLDIVGRCVDFYKQHSTGGKRFAQLAAENGPELMAALEDLIHYQKKG is encoded by the coding sequence ATGGAATGGAGCAGCGAGGCCGGGGCTGTGATGAGAAAGGTGCCGTTTTTTGTGAAAAAGCGGGTCCGCAAAAAAGTCGAGGCATATGTGGCACAACAGGGGCGCGGCACAGTGACCGTGGATGACGTGTATGCAGTGAAAAAGGGGTATATGGAAAACATGGAAAAGGAGGTGGCCGGCTTTCGGGTGGAAAACTGTTTCGGCCCCGGCGGCTGTCCGAACCGCGCCGGGCCGGATGAGGATCTGGCCGGCCGCATTGAATCGCTTCTGGCCGGGTCGGACCTGCGGGGTTTTTTGAAAAAAACCGTTAACGGCCCCTTAAAATTTCACCACGAGTTTACCGTCACTCTGGCTGATTGCCCCAATGCCTGCTCCCGGCCCCAGATCCGGGATATCGGCATTATCGGCGCAGCCGTGCCCGGGCTCACAGATAACCCGTGCTCCATGTGCGGCCAGTGCGTGGAGATTTGCAGGGAAGACGCCGTTACCCTGGATGAAAACCGGCAGATGCCGCAAATCGATGTATCCAGGTGCCTGGATTGCGGCCAGTGCGCCGGGGTGTGTCCCACACAGACCATCCAAACCATACAAAGATGTTACAAGGTTTTGCTCGGGGGCAAACTGGGCCGCCATCCCCGGCTGGCCCGGCCCCTGCCGGGCTGCTATGACGCAGACCAAGTGCTTGACATTGTCGGGCGCTGTGTTGATTTTTACAAACAGCACAGCACCGGGGGAAAACGCTTTGCCCAACTGGCGGCTGAAAACGGTCCGGAATTGATGGCCGCCCTGGAGGATCTGATCCATTATCAAAAGAAAGGATAA
- a CDS encoding sigma-54 interaction domain-containing protein: MDDHFPHLISGLFDHPVAAEAILEEIPTALILLDARRRIRYMNRAASALTGYGPQEAKNIACHNIVRTRAYLKDSPVSKIAPDSGPVCVQSDLINREKLRIDVRITMIGLFDPAGRCLGYVDAIEDLRGTAQPQAQMHPAFGFAGMIGKSPDMEHIFRTLPLIAGNDSPVLITGETGTGKNLAAMAIHENSGRSRGPFVKINCGALPETLLESELFGHCKGAFPGATENRQGRFRLAHNGTLYLAEIGDMPLTLQARLLNLLDNNTVYPMGGSRGFQVDVRVIAGDHRNLEQMAEQGIFRKDLLFRLNMVRLHLPPLRQRGDDIGLLTDHFLQQFSTAFGKDIREPSPEALDLLKTYTYPGNVRELRNIIKYAVNICRQHQIEPRDLPAYLSSNIEPAAGRMEHDTRTRQEPPGTVSASFQPTAEGAATWAETEKQMIIEALVRTGGRRNKAAALLGWGRSTLWRKIKQYQIQ; encoded by the coding sequence TTGGATGATCATTTCCCACATCTGATTTCCGGGCTGTTTGACCATCCGGTCGCTGCTGAAGCCATTCTGGAAGAGATTCCCACGGCTCTGATCCTGCTCGATGCCCGGCGGCGAATCCGGTACATGAACCGGGCGGCTTCCGCCCTGACCGGCTATGGTCCGCAAGAAGCAAAAAACATTGCCTGTCACAATATTGTGCGAACCCGGGCATATCTCAAAGACAGCCCGGTTTCAAAAATCGCACCGGACAGCGGACCGGTGTGCGTGCAAAGCGATCTGATCAACCGGGAAAAATTGCGCATTGACGTTCGCATTACCATGATCGGGCTTTTTGATCCCGCCGGAAGGTGCCTGGGCTACGTGGATGCCATAGAGGACCTGCGGGGCACGGCTCAGCCACAAGCGCAAATGCATCCGGCATTTGGCTTTGCCGGAATGATCGGCAAAAGCCCGGATATGGAACACATCTTCCGCACCCTGCCCCTGATCGCCGGAAATGACTCCCCGGTGCTGATTACCGGAGAGACCGGCACGGGAAAAAACCTGGCCGCCATGGCCATCCACGAAAATTCCGGCCGGTCCAGGGGACCGTTTGTCAAAATCAACTGCGGCGCCCTGCCTGAAACCCTTCTTGAATCCGAATTGTTCGGACACTGCAAAGGCGCATTTCCCGGTGCCACCGAAAACCGGCAGGGCCGGTTCCGGCTGGCGCACAACGGCACCCTGTACCTTGCTGAGATCGGGGATATGCCCCTGACCCTGCAGGCAAGGCTGTTAAACCTTCTGGACAACAACACTGTCTATCCCATGGGCGGATCCCGGGGCTTTCAGGTGGATGTGCGTGTTATCGCAGGCGATCACCGAAATCTGGAGCAGATGGCGGAACAAGGCATATTTCGCAAAGACCTTCTGTTCCGGCTCAACATGGTGCGCCTCCACCTGCCCCCGCTGCGGCAGCGGGGAGATGACATCGGTCTGCTCACGGATCATTTTCTGCAGCAATTCAGCACCGCCTTTGGCAAAGACATCCGGGAACCGTCCCCTGAGGCCCTGGATTTGCTCAAGACCTACACATATCCGGGCAATGTCCGGGAATTGCGAAACATCATCAAATACGCGGTCAACATCTGCCGGCAGCATCAAATTGAACCCCGGGATCTCCCCGCCTATCTCAGCAGCAACATTGAGCCGGCAGCCGGCCGAATGGAGCATGACACCCGAACCCGGCAGGAACCGCCCGGCACTGTTTCCGCCTCTTTTCAGCCCACAGCCGAAGGCGCAGCCACATGGGCTGAAACCGAAAAGCAGATGATCATCGAAGCCCTTGTACGAACCGGCGGCCGCCGCAACAAGGCCGCAGCCCTGCTGGGATGGGGCAGAAGTACTCTGTGGAGAAAAATCAAGCAATATCAGATCCAGTAG
- a CDS encoding efflux RND transporter periplasmic adaptor subunit: MTRDKTRAQSGRIPVLAIFLTAVLTLAAATGAAWYSGLLSFADHQHREMQQDSDIQYTCSMHPQVVTDEPGDCPICGMELVPKDKVDENDDKDDSEREIAYWRAPMNPEEIYDEPGKSAMGMDLEPVYEDELVGGVNISIDPVTEQNMGIRTTAVKKGPLPHTIRTYGHVTYNETNIARLNLKFSGWIEKLHVDFTGARVEKGDPLFDFYSPELITAQQDLLEARRNYSRRPDETNRKMLESVKNRLAYYGIAESEIEQVIGQGAVRHALTICSPYTGVVTEKNALQGDYVQSGATIYQIADLSSVWVEAHIYEYELARVQKGLKAEMTLPYLPGKKYEGQVAYIYPYLQRKTRDVVVLLEFDNPDMFLKPDMYGDVKIATSSDETGLHVPRSAVLRSGQRDIVFVRRSAGKFTPREVKLGIPLDNDRIEILEGLAPGEQVVVSGQFMLDSESKLREASRKMTEGEDRGEKDDNSGQNSAEDEGFFDDLENSNGRNGDAFFEDLE; encoded by the coding sequence ATGACCAGAGATAAAACCCGGGCGCAATCAGGACGCATTCCGGTTCTTGCCATTTTTCTCACCGCTGTGCTGACCCTGGCGGCCGCAACAGGCGCAGCCTGGTATTCAGGTCTGCTATCCTTTGCGGACCACCAGCACAGGGAAATGCAGCAGGACAGCGACATCCAGTACACCTGCAGCATGCACCCCCAGGTGGTCACAGATGAACCCGGGGATTGTCCCATCTGCGGCATGGAGCTTGTGCCAAAGGACAAGGTGGATGAAAATGATGATAAAGATGACAGCGAACGCGAAATTGCATACTGGCGCGCGCCCATGAACCCTGAGGAAATCTATGACGAGCCCGGAAAAAGCGCCATGGGCATGGATCTGGAGCCGGTGTATGAAGACGAACTGGTGGGGGGCGTCAACATTTCCATTGATCCGGTCACAGAGCAAAACATGGGCATCCGCACCACAGCCGTAAAAAAGGGACCGCTTCCCCACACCATCCGGACCTACGGCCACGTGACCTACAATGAAACCAACATTGCCCGGCTCAACCTGAAATTCAGCGGATGGATCGAAAAACTGCACGTGGATTTCACCGGCGCCCGGGTAGAAAAAGGTGATCCACTGTTTGATTTTTATTCACCGGAACTGATCACCGCCCAGCAGGATCTGCTGGAAGCCCGGCGCAACTATAGCCGCCGGCCCGATGAAACCAACAGAAAAATGCTGGAATCGGTAAAAAACCGGCTTGCCTACTACGGTATCGCCGAATCGGAAATCGAGCAGGTCATCGGGCAGGGGGCGGTCAGGCACGCCCTGACCATCTGTTCTCCGTACACGGGCGTGGTGACGGAAAAAAACGCGCTGCAGGGCGATTACGTCCAATCCGGGGCCACGATTTATCAAATCGCGGACCTGTCGAGTGTGTGGGTGGAGGCCCATATTTACGAATATGAGCTGGCACGGGTCCAAAAGGGCCTGAAAGCGGAAATGACCCTGCCCTACCTCCCCGGGAAAAAATATGAGGGACAGGTGGCCTACATCTATCCCTATCTCCAGCGCAAAACCCGGGACGTGGTTGTGCTGCTGGAATTTGACAACCCGGATATGTTTTTGAAACCCGATATGTACGGAGATGTGAAAATCGCCACCAGCAGCGATGAAACCGGACTGCACGTGCCCAGATCCGCGGTGCTCCGCTCCGGGCAGCGCGATATCGTGTTTGTTCGGCGCAGTGCCGGCAAATTCACCCCCCGGGAGGTAAAACTCGGAATTCCCCTGGACAACGACCGGATTGAAATCCTTGAGGGCCTGGCACCGGGCGAGCAGGTAGTGGTTTCCGGGCAATTCATGCTCGATTCCGAATCCAAGCTCCGGGAGGCCTCCCGGAAAATGACCGAAGGCGAAGATCGCGGGGAAAAAGACGATAATTCCGGGCAAAACAGCGCCGAAGACGAAGGCTTTTTTGATGATCTGGAAAACAGCAACGGCCGGAACGGGGATGCATTTTTTGAGGATCTGGAATAA
- a CDS encoding TolC family protein, with the protein MTKALPAIRKSLLPAAMFLFLTAGLSCAGFAKEAVWAPPALQQLITEALENNRLLQSKADLAKAFEKRIPAAGALPDPKIGFALQSIPTDSFAFDQEPMTQKQIFVEQTVPWLSKLDLRSEAAAADAREKQAELEAARLELVRDVALAWYELGYVAESQQINDELTELMGRIRRDAQTRYGVGRGLQQNIYQAGVELSRLKDEAVRLENRRTTIEDRLHELTNRCEHASIDAPANLPEPGVVLSADKLAAQALEKNPDLKGMQARIQTARAQKQLAQKDYYPDFNIRLTYGQREEDRTGRDLPDFFSAAVAMDIPLWHKRKQSNAVAAASGNQFSAQNQYRDLRTRLPYRIKSLAAEINDTRRRYRLYTEELIPQAGQWARSAQEAYEVDRVAFDTMIDARIRVLKYRREATRLFYDIYQKRAELEAWVGGTAEAKH; encoded by the coding sequence ATGACAAAAGCATTGCCGGCAATCCGGAAAAGCCTTTTACCCGCTGCGATGTTCTTGTTTTTAACCGCTGGCCTTTCATGCGCAGGTTTTGCCAAAGAGGCCGTATGGGCCCCGCCCGCACTGCAGCAGCTCATCACCGAGGCCCTGGAAAACAACCGCTTGCTGCAAAGCAAGGCAGATCTGGCAAAAGCCTTTGAAAAGCGCATTCCGGCCGCAGGCGCCCTTCCGGATCCGAAAATCGGATTTGCGCTCCAGAGCATTCCCACAGATAGCTTTGCATTTGACCAGGAGCCCATGACCCAGAAACAGATCTTTGTAGAGCAGACCGTGCCCTGGCTGTCCAAGCTGGACCTGCGCTCCGAGGCGGCGGCAGCAGATGCCAGGGAGAAACAGGCCGAGTTGGAGGCTGCCAGGCTGGAACTGGTCCGGGACGTGGCTTTGGCCTGGTATGAACTCGGGTATGTGGCTGAAAGCCAGCAGATCAATGACGAGCTGACTGAACTCATGGGGCGCATCCGCAGGGACGCGCAAACCCGCTATGGCGTTGGAAGGGGCCTGCAGCAGAACATTTACCAGGCCGGGGTGGAATTGTCCCGTCTCAAAGACGAGGCGGTGAGGCTTGAAAACCGCAGAACCACCATTGAAGACCGCCTGCATGAACTGACCAACAGGTGCGAGCACGCATCCATTGATGCGCCCGCAAATCTGCCCGAGCCCGGGGTTGTGCTTTCAGCCGACAAACTGGCCGCACAAGCACTGGAAAAAAACCCGGATTTAAAAGGCATGCAGGCGCGGATCCAAACCGCCAGGGCCCAAAAACAGCTTGCACAAAAGGATTATTATCCTGACTTCAATATCCGGCTCACCTACGGTCAACGCGAAGAAGACCGCACAGGAAGGGATCTGCCGGATTTTTTCTCAGCCGCGGTGGCAATGGACATACCGCTTTGGCACAAACGCAAACAGTCAAACGCTGTTGCCGCGGCCTCGGGCAATCAGTTTTCCGCGCAGAACCAGTACCGGGATCTGCGAACCCGGCTGCCCTACCGGATCAAATCCCTGGCCGCGGAAATAAATGACACACGGCGCAGATACCGTCTTTATACCGAAGAACTCATACCCCAGGCGGGCCAATGGGCCAGATCGGCACAGGAAGCCTACGAAGTGGACAGGGTGGCATTTGATACAATGATCGACGCCCGTATACGGGTTTTGAAATACCGGCGGGAAGCCACCCGGCTTTTTTATGACATATATCAGAAACGCGCCGAACTCGAAGCCTGGGTCGGCGGCACCGCAGAGGCGAAACATTGA
- a CDS encoding LamB/YcsF family protein: MQIDLNCDLGEGFGIYTAGFDGEVMPHITSANVACGWHAGDPVVMQATVEMALNFNIMVGAHPGYPDLMGFGRREMNCSPKELESYILYQVGALQAFCRSRNLKMQHVKPHGALYHAVLADPELGGALARAVQKADPELILLTLSGPKGNVMAEICGDLGLRVAREAFPDRAYNPDGTLVSRNLPGAVLEDPQEVAVRALSMARDKIALTPEGESVRIEAHTLCVHGDSPAAVASARAIRRILEENNIRLVSLQQLLN; encoded by the coding sequence TTGCAGATAGACCTTAATTGCGATCTTGGCGAAGGATTCGGGATATACACTGCGGGTTTCGACGGCGAGGTAATGCCTCATATCACTTCGGCCAACGTGGCCTGCGGCTGGCACGCAGGTGATCCGGTGGTCATGCAGGCCACGGTGGAGATGGCCTTGAATTTCAACATTATGGTTGGCGCTCATCCGGGATATCCGGATCTGATGGGCTTTGGCAGGCGTGAAATGAACTGCAGCCCAAAAGAGCTGGAGAGCTATATCCTGTATCAGGTAGGCGCCCTGCAGGCGTTCTGCCGCAGCCGGAACCTGAAAATGCAGCACGTAAAACCCCACGGAGCCCTGTACCATGCGGTCCTGGCAGACCCCGAACTGGGCGGGGCTCTTGCCCGTGCGGTGCAAAAGGCTGATCCCGAACTCATTCTGCTCACGCTTTCCGGCCCTAAAGGAAACGTGATGGCCGAAATTTGCGGGGACCTGGGTCTGCGGGTGGCCAGAGAAGCTTTTCCTGACAGGGCCTACAACCCCGACGGCACCCTGGTGTCGAGAAACCTGCCCGGAGCCGTACTCGAAGATCCGCAAGAAGTCGCTGTAAGGGCGCTTTCCATGGCCAGGGACAAAATAGCACTGACGCCTGAAGGTGAAAGTGTCCGCATAGAAGCCCATACCCTTTGCGTACATGGCGACAGTCCCGCCGCGGTGGCATCCGCGCGCGCGA